The following nucleotide sequence is from Microbacterium imperiale.
GGTCATGGCCCAGGCCGTGCTGGCGTCGCTGCCGCTGATCATCGTGTTCCTGATCTTCCAGAAGCAGATCGTCCGCGGCGTCGCGACGACCGGCTTCGGCGGTCAGTGACCGGCCTCCTCGTCCCCGCACCCCGAAAGAACAGGAGCATCATGCCCCGCGCCCGTATCGTCCTCGATCGCGATTTCACCGTGGCCGACGTGCCGCGCCGCCTCTTCGGCTCGTTCGTCGAGCACATGGGCCGCTGCGTCTACACCGGCATCTTCGAACCCGGTCATCCGCAGGCCGACGAACGCGGGTTCCGCCGCGATGTGCTGGCGCTGGTGAAGGAGCTCGGCGCGACCGTCATCCGCTACCCCGGCGGCAACTTCGTCTCGGGCTACAACTGGGAGGACGGCGTCGGACCGGTCGAGGACCGACCGCACCGCCTCGACGGCGCCTGGCACACGGTGGAGACGAACGCGTTCGGACTCCACGAGTTCGTCGACTGGGCCCGCGAGGCGCAGGTCGAGGTCATGGAAGCGGTCAACCTCGGCACGCGCGGCGTCGACGAGGCACGCGCCCTCGTCGAGTACGCCAACCACGCAGGCGGCACGTACTGGTCGGACCTGCGTCGCCGCAACGGGGCCGCCGCGCCCTTCGACATCCGGCTGTGGTGCCTGGGCAACGAGCTCGACGGGCCGTGGCAGATCGGTCACAAGACGGCCCACGAGTACGGCCGGCTCGCGCAGGAGACGGCCAAGGCCATGCGCCTGGTCGACCCCGACATCGAGCTCGTCGCGGTCGGGTCGTCGAACCGGCAGATGCCGACCTTCGGGACGTGGGAGCACACCGTGCTCACCCACGCGTATGAGGAGGTCGACTACATCTCGATGCACGCCTACTACCAGGAGGACGGCGGAGATGCGGCATCCTTCCTGGCCGAGGCCGTCGACATGGATGCGTTCATCGACGGCGTCGTCTCGACGATCGACGCGGTCAAGGCCGCGGGCAAGCACCGCAAGCAGGTCGACATCTCGTTCGACGAGTGGAACGTCTGGTACCAGCGGGGTCTCGACACCGAGGACCAGCCGCACATCGTGTCGGCGTCGAAGGAGTGGCGCGCGCACCCGCGTCTGATCGAAGACACCTACAACGTCACGGATGCCGTCGTCGTCGGAACCTTCCTTCACAGCCTGCTGCGCCACGGCGACCGCGTGCGCATCGCCAACCAGGCGCAGCTGGTCAACGTCATCGCCCCGATCCGATCCGAGGAGGGCGGGCCGGCATGGCGCCAGTCGATCTTCTGGCCGTTCGCCCGGATGTCGCAGCTGGCGCAGGGCCGCGTCCTGCGGCTCGCGATCGAGTCCGACCAGACGCCGACCGCCAAGTTCGGCGATGTGGATGTCGTCGACGCCGCCGCGACGTGGGACGAGTCCACCGGTCGCGTCGCGCTGTTCGTGGCCAACCGGTCGCTCGAGTCCGAGACCGAGGTCTCGCTCGAGCTGCGGGGGCTGGGGGCCTCGAACGTCGTCTCGGCCGAGGTGCTGACGGTGCCCGAGGGTGGCGACCGCCGGTCGGCCAACACCGAGCACGACCAGGACTGCGTCGGTCTCGAGCCCCTGCGCGGCGTCGGCCTCGACGAGGGCGTGCTGCGGGCGACCCTGCCCGCGCTGTCGTGGTCGGTCATCGTGCTCGACACGAAGCGGGCCTGACCCCGCACCCGCCTGCGCGGCATCCCTCTCGCACGAACCCGCGTACGTCGGATCGCTCCCTCGGGAGCGTCCGACGTACGCGCGTTTTGTGTGGTCGGCACAACGGATGCCGCCCGGGGCGCGGGGGATCCGCTAGCGTCGGCCCTCGTGAACGTGTGGCTGCGAACCCTCCTGACGATCTGGCGAGCCCGAGCGCACGTACGCCGGCGCGGCCTGCGCCCTCCGATGACGATCGGGCGTGTGCGGCTGCGGACGCTGCCCACGGACATCGACCTGCTCGGGCACATGAACAACGGGCGGTATGCGTCGCTGTTCGACCTCGGCCGGTTCGACCTGCTGATCCGCACCGGCATCCTGCAGATCTTCCAGCAGAAGGGCTGGTACGGCGTCGTCGCCAGCAGCACGATCACCTTCCGCAAGTCGCTCAACCTGTGGCAGCGCTTCACCATCGAGACGCGGCTGCACGGGCATGACGACAAGTCGGTGTACATGGTGCACCGCGCGGTCGTCGACGGCGAGGTCTACGCCGAGATGCTCGTGCGGTCTCGGTTCCTGCGCCGGTCCGGCGGCATCGTTCCGCTCGACGAGCTGTTCGAGGCCCTGGGGCGTCCCGATGACCTCCCCGAGCTCGAGCCGTGGATGACCGAGTGGGCGACGGCGACGGCTCTGCCCTCGACCCGCGCGGCCGCGCCGAGCGTCTGGGAGTGACGCCCGCGCCCCGCGATGTCACGGCGGCGCGCACCGGAGCGCCGCGACCTCGCAGCGGGGCCCGCGATATAGGCTGACGGCATGTCCGACACCGCTGCGTCCGGCACCACCCCGCCGGGCTTCCCCTCCGACGACGACCGCGCCGACCAGGCGATCGCCCTGGCGCAGCAGTGGGTGCACACGGCGGCCGACTATCCGGCGGATGCCGCGGCGCAGCGCCTCGCCGGCGTGCTGCGCGACCCGAACGGGCTGCCCTTCACGATCGGCTTCGTCGACGGGGTCATGCGGCCCGAGAGTGTGACGGCGGCGGCGACCCGTCTGCACCACGTCGCGCCCCTCGTGCCGGAGTTCCTGCCGTGGTACCTCCGCGGCGCGGTGCGCGTCGGGGGAGCGGTCGCCCCGGTGCTGCCGACGCCCGTCGTGCCGATCGCCCGCACGGCGCTGCGCGAGATGGTCGGGCACCTCGTCGTCGACGCCCGCCCGCACAAGCTCGGGCCCGCCATCGCGCGCATCCGAGAGTCGGGTGCGCGCCTGAACCTCAACCTGCTGGGCGAAGCCGTGCTCGGCGAGGGGGAGGCGAAGCGGCGCCTCGAGGGCATCCACGAGCTCATCCGGCGCCCCGACGTCGACTACGTCTCGGTGAAGGTGTCGGCCATCATCAGCCGCATCTCGATGTGGGCCTTCGACGAGGTCGTCGCCGACGTCGTCGAGCGCCTGCTGCCGCTGTACCTCAGCGCTGCCGAGGACGGCACCTTCATCAACCTCGACATGGAGGAGTACCGCGACCTCGACCTGACGATCGCGGTGTTCACGCGTCTGCTCGAGGACGAGCGGCTGCGGGGCCTCGAGGCCGGCATCGTGCTGCAGGCGTACCTGCCCGACGCGGTCGACGCGCTCGACGAGCTCACCGCGTGGGCGCAGACCCGTGTGGATGCCGGCGGCGCGCGCATCAAGATCCGCCTCGTCAAGGGCGCCAACCTGGCGATGGAGCGGGTGGATGCCGCGGTCCACGGCTGGCCGCTGGCCACCCACGCGAGCAAGCTCGACGCCGACGCGATGTACCTGCGCTGCCTCGACCGCGCGCTGCACGCGGAGCGGACGCGAGCCGTGCGCCTCGGCGTTGCCGGGCACAACCTCTTCGACATCGCCTACGCCTGGCTGCTCGCGGGCGAGCGCGACGTGCGCGACGACATCGAGATCGAGATGCTCCTCGGCATGGCGCAGGGTCAGGTCGCCGCGGTCACGCGCGATGTGGGTCACGTCCTGCTGTACGTGCCGGTCGTGCGACCCGACGAGTTCGACGTCGCGATCAGCTACCTCGTGCGCCGCCTCGAAGAGAACGCGTCGAGCGAGAACTTCCTGTCGGCGGCGTTCGATCTGGCGACCGACCCCAGCCTGTTCGAGCGCGAGCGCGACCGGTTCGTCGCCTCCCTCGCCCGCGCAGCGGATCCCGCGCTGCCGTCCGGTCCGAACCGCACGCAGGACCGCACGCTGCCGGTGCGCGGCCTGTCGACGCAGCGGATCACGCGCGACCCCGCCACCGACGACGCCGCGAACCTGACGCAGGCGGTGCTGGGCATCGCCGACGCGGCCGACGCCGACGCCGCCGACACGAGCGCCGTCGGCGCTCACGACGATGTCCTGTTCGGCGGCGAACGGTTCGTCGAGACGGCCGTGTACGCCCCGCGCGAGTCGCGCCGCTCGCCCGCCCTCGGCGCCCCCGGTTTCGCGAACACGCCCGACTCCGATCCCGCGCTCGCGGCCAACCGGGCGTGGGCGCGTGGCATCCTCGCCCGCGTCGCGAGCAGCACGGTCGGTGACGACACCCTCGCCGCCGCGCGCGTCGACGACGCCGAGCGGCTCGACGGCATCGTGGCGGGAGTGCGCGCCGCGGCATCCGAGTGGGGCCGGTTGCCGGCGGCCGATCGCAGCGTCGTGCTGCTCGCCGCATCCCGCGCGCTCGAGGCGCACCGGGCCGAGCTCATCGAGGTCGCCGCGTCCGAGACGGGCAAGGTTCTCGCCGAGGCCGACGTCGAGGTGAGCGAGGCGATCGACTTCGCCGCGTACTACGCCGCGACGGCGCGCGAGCTCGACCGTGTGAGCGGCGCCGTCTTCGTGCCCGCGGCGGTCACCGTCGTCGCTCCGCCGTGGAACTTCCCCGTCGCCATCCCCGCGGGCGGTGTGCTGGCGGCGCTCGCCGCCGGGTCGGGCGTGGTCTTCAAGCCCGCACCCCAGGCTCGCCGCTGCGCCGCGGTCGTCGCCGAGGCGCTGTGGGAGGCCGGCGTACCGCGTGACCTGCTCGCGCTGGTCGACATCGACGAAGGCGAGCTCGGCCGCCAGCTGATCACGCACACCGACGTCGACCGGGTCATCCTCACCGGTTCGTGGGAGACCGCGGCGCTGTTCCGGTCGTGGCGTCCGGAGCTGCCGCTGCTGGCCGAGACGAGCGGCAAGAACGCGATCATCGTCACGCCCTCGGCCGACCTCGACCTCGCGGCCGCCGATCTCATCAAGAGCGCGTTCGGTCACGCCGGCCAGAAGTGCTCGGCGGCGTCGCTCGCGATCCTCGTGGGCTCGGTCGGGCGCTCCAAGCGCTTCGCCCGTCAGCTCGTCGACGCGACGCGTTCGCTGCGCGTCGGCCCGCCGACCGACCCGCGCAGCGAGGTCGGCCCGGTCATCGAGCCGCCGCAGGGCAAGCTCGCGTGGGCGCTGACGACGCTCGAGGACGGTGAGCGCTGGCTCGTCGAGCCGCGTGAGCTCGATTTCGGCCCCGAGACGGCGGGGCGCTTCTGGTCGCCCGGCGTCCGGGTCGGCGTCAGCGCCGGGTCGCGCATGCACCTCGAGGAGTTCTTCGGTCCCGTGCTCGGCGTCATGCACGCGCGCACGCTCGAGGAGGCCATCGAGATGCAGAACGCCGTCGCGTACGGCCTCACGGCGGGTCTGCACACGCAGGACGCCGACGACCTCGCGACGTGGCTCGACCGGGTGCAGGCGGGCAACCTCTACGTCAACCGCGGCATCACCGGAGCCATCGTCCAGCGGCAGCCCTTCGGAGGATGGAAGCGCTCGTCGGTGGGGGCGGGCACCAAGGCCGGCGGCCCGAACTATCTGATCGGCCTCGGCTCGTGGCGCGCGTCGAGCGGCGCGGCCTCGAGCACTCTGCACCTGCGCGGGCTCGACTCGCGGATCACGACGCTCATCGAGTCGGCGCAGCCCACCCTCGACTACGAAGCCTTCGAGTGGCTGCGACGCGGCGCGCTGTCGGACGCCGTGGCCTGGGACCGCGAGTTCGGGCAGGTGCGGGACGTGTCGGGCCTCGGCGTCGAGCGCAACCTCTTCCGGTACCGGCCGGTCGACGTCGCGGTGCGCGCGGGATCGGATGCCGCCTGGCAGGCGGTGCTCCGCGTCATCGTCGCGGGCGTCCGCGCGGGCTCGCACGTCACGCTCAGCACTCCCGTCGGGCTTCCCGCCGAGGTGCGGCGCGCCCTCGGCGAGGTCGAGATCCCGGTGTCGGTCGAGACCGACGGCGAGTGGCTGCAGCGCATCGCCGTCGCGGAGCAGCGGCCCGGCCGCATCCGGCTGGTCGGTTCCGCCGAATCGGTCGTCGAGATCCGGGCCGCCGTGGCCGCGGCGACCGAGGGAGACCCGGATGTCGCCGTCTACGCCGACGAGGTCACGACCGCCGGGCGCATCGAGCTGCTGCCCTTCGTGCACGAGCAGTCGATCACGATCACGGCGCACCGCTTCGGCAACCCCGACGACTGGTCCGAAGCGGTCATCTGACCGGGTGGGTAGCGTGGAGGGATGACCGACACCGCTGCGCGCTCCCGGATCCTCGACCGCATGGCCATCGAGCGGGAGGCGCTCGTCGGGGCGCTCTTCGTCGCGCTCGGCGCCGTCGGCCTCGCCGTGGCGGTCACCGCCCTCGCGTTCAGCGTCACGCTCAGCCTTCCGGTGATGCTCGGTGGCGGCGTGGGGATCGTCTTCCTCGTGCACGGCATCCTGCGCCGTGCGAGCGCGGCACGCGCCGACGCCGCGCTGCGCGAGCTGGACCGCCCCGCCGGCTGAGTCGGAACCTCGCGAATTCTCGATCTTCGCCCTGCTGAATACCCTAGGGGGGTATAGTATCCAGCGTGAACGGATACGACGCGAACAAGGACGACCTGCAAAAGCGGTTGCGACGCATCGAGGGGCAGGTGCGGGGCATCGCCCGCATGGTCGACGAGGACAAGTACTGCATCGACATCCTGACCCAGGTATCGGCGGCCACGAAGGCCCTCGAGACCGTCGCGCTCTCGCTGCTCGGCGACCACCTCAGCCATTGCGTGGCCGAAGCGAGCGCCGAGGGTGGAGCCGTCGCCGACGAGAAGATCCGCGAGGCGAACGCGGCGATCGCGCGCCTCGTCCGTTCCTGACCGACCCCACGACCTCTGAAGGAGACATGATGACCGAGCGCAACGACCTGGGACTGACCGCGACCGGTGGAAGCGGGGGCGGCTGTTCCTGCTGCGGCACCGCGTCGACGTCGGGCGCGGCCGCAGCGCCGTCCGCCGTGACCGCCGAGGTGATGGTGTCGGGCATGACCTGCTCGCACTGCGTCGCGAGCGTCACCGAGGAGCTCGTCGAGGTGCCGGGCGTCGAGGGTGTCGACGTCGACCTCAACGCCGGCGGGCTCTCGCGCGTGACTGTCCGGAGCGCCGAGCCCATCGACGACGCGGCCATCACCGCCGCGATCGAGGAGGCCGGCTACGCCCGCGAGGACGCCCGCTCATGAGCGCCGTCGACGTCGAGCTCGACATCGCGGGCATGACCTGCGCCTCGTGCGCGACCCGCATCGAGCGCAAGCTCAACAAGCTGCCCGGGGTAGAGGCGACGGTCAACTACGCGACCGAGAAGGCGCACGTGCGCACCGACGGCGCCGACGCCGACCAGCTCATCGCCGCCGTCGAGGCGGCCGGATACCAGGCGGCCGTGCCCGCACCGCCCGCCAGCGCGGACGGCGATGCGGCGCCCGCAGCCGATGACGGGGTGGCGGCGCTGCGCCACCGCCTGCTCGTCAGCACGGCGCTCGCGCTGCCGGTCGCGGTGCTGTCGATGATCCCCGCACTGCAGTTCGAGTACTGGCAGTGGCTCGCCCTGACCCTCACCGCGCCCGTCGCGGTCTGGGGTGCGTGGCCGTTCCACCGTGCCGCGGCCGTCAATGCGCGCCACGGGGCTGCGACGATGGACACCCTCATCAGCCTGGGCGTCATCGCATCCTTCGGCTGGTCGCTGTACGCGCTGTTCTTCGGCGGGGCCGGCATGCCCGGCATGACCATGACCTTCACGCTCATCGGCGCCCCGCGCGCGGGCGGGCACGAGATCTACCTCGAAGTCGCCGCGCTCGTCACCGTCTTCATCCTGGCGGGGCGCTACGCCGAGGCGCGGGCGAGGAAGTCATCGAGTGAAGCGCTGCGCGCGCTGCTCGAGATGGGTGCGAAGGATGCCGTTCAGCTCGTCGACGGACGCGAGCGACGGGTGCCCGTCGGCCAGCTGGCCGTGGGAGACACGGTCGTCGTCCGCCCCGGAGAGAAGATCCCGTCCGACGGCATCGTGGTCGGCGGCGCCTCCGCCGTCGACGCCAGCATGCTCACCGGGGAGTCGGCTCCCGTCGACGTCGCCGAAGGCTCGCGCGTCGTGGGCGCCACCGTCAACGCCGGCGGCCGCCTCGTCGTCGAGATCACCCGCGTGGGCGCCGAGACCGAGCTCGCGCGCATGCAGCGGCTGCTCGCCGAGGCGCAGTCGGGCAAGGCCGACGTGCAGCGGCTCGCCGACCGGGTCTCGGCCGTCTTCGTCCCGATCGTCATCGGCTTGGCGGTCGTCGCGTTCGTCGGATGGACGCTCGCCGGCGGATCGGTCGAGCTGGCCTTCACCGCCGCTGTCGCGACGCTCATCATCGCCTGCCCGTGCGCCCTGGGGCTGGCCACGCCCACGGCACTCCTCGTGGGAACCGGGCGCGGCTCGCAGCTGGGCATCCTCATCCGGGGACCGCAGGTGCTGGAACAGACGCGGCGCGTCGACACGATCGTGCTCGACAAGACCGGCACCGTGACGTCCGGCGTCATGAGCGTCACCGAGGTCCACCCCGCCGAAGGTGTCGCACGCGACGAGCTGCTCGCGACCGCTGCGGCCGTCGAGGCGGCATCCGAGCACCCCGTCGCTCGTGCGGTCGCGGCGGCGTCGCCCGTGGCGTGGCCCGACGCCGAGGCGTTCGCCTCGCACGCGGGCTTCGGCGTGCAGGCGGTCGTGAACGGTTCGGCCGTCGTCTGCGGCCGGCCCTCGTGGCTGCGCGAGCAGTGGAGCGTGCCGATCCCGCCGGCGACGGCGGCCCTGCTGGCCGACCTCGAGACGCGCGGCACGGTCGTCGCGGTCGCGCGCGACGGCGGCTACCTCGGGGCGATCGTCGTCGCCGACACGGTCAAGCCGACGAGCGCAGCAGCGGTCGCACGGTTCCGGGCACTCGGCCTCGAACCGGTGCTGCTCACCGGCGACAACGCGGTCACCGCTCGTCGCGTCGCCGGCGAGGTCGGCATCGACACGGTGCATGCGGGCGTCAGCCCGGCCGAGAAGCTCGACGTCGTCCGCGCGCTGCGCAGCGACGGTCGTGTGGTGGCGATGGTCGGCGACGGCGTGAACGACGCCGCGGCGCTGGCGGCCGCCGATCTCGGGCTCGCGATGGGCGGAGGCACCGACGCCGCGATCGCGGCCAGCGACATCACGATCGTGTCGGGCGACCTGCTGGTCGTCGCCGACGCCATCCGGCTCGCCCGCCGCACGCTGGGGACGATCAAAGGCAACCTGTTCTGGGCGTTCGCCTACAACGTCGCCGCGATCCCGCTCGCGATGGCGGGGCTGCTCAACCCGCTGCTGGCGGCGGCCGCCATGGCGCTGTCCTCGGTGTTCGTCGTGACCAACAGCCTGCGACTGCGCGGATTCCGCCCCGGCGCCTGAGCTCACCCGCACGGACGACGGCCCGCCCCGAACACCGGGGCGGGCCGTCTTCGCGTCGGTCAGCCGTCGATGCCGACCGACCGCGACAGGCGCGCCCGCTCGTCGCCCGAGAGCTCGAGGTCGGCGGCACGCGCGCTGTCGATGATCGACTCGGCGCGGCGGGCGCCGGGAATCGGGATGACGGTGTCGCCGAGGCCCAGCTCCCACGCGAGCACGACCTGCTGCGGGCTCACGTCGTGGGCGCGGGCGACCTCGCCGAAGACGGCGAACCGGTCGCCGACGGCCCGCGCCGCACCGCCGGTGCCGCCCAGCGGGCTCCAGGGCAGGAAGGCGATGCCGTGGTCGGCGCAGTACCGCAGCTCGTCGTAGCTGCCGGGGTGGCGCGGCGAGAACTCGTTCTGCACGCTCGCAAGGCCGCCGTCGCCGAGGATCTGCTGCGCGATCTCGATCTCTTCGACGCTCGCGTTCGATATGCCGACGGCGCGGACCTTGCCCTCGTCCTGCAGTGTCTTGAAGCTCTCGATGACGTCGCCGTAGACCAGCCAGCGGTCGGGGCGGTGGTACTGGTACAGGTCGATCACGTCGACGCGCAGCGCGCGCAGCGAGGCTTCGACGGCGCGACGCAGGTAGTCGAGCGAGCCGTCGCGGCCCCACTTCTCGCCCTCGCTACGGGTGATGCCGCCCTTGGTCGCCACGACGATCTGCGACCGGTCGCCGCCCCACGTCGCGAGGGCTTCGGCGATGATCTCCTCGTTGTGGCCCATCGAGTCCCAGCTGGGAGCGTAGATGTCGGCGGTGTCGAGCAGGGTGACGCCGGCGTCGAGCGCCGCGTGGACGGTGGCGACCGCGTCGGCGCGCTCCGGGATCTGCTTGTCGTTGTTCATCGACATCGGCATGCCGCCGAGCCCGATGGCCGAGACGGTGAATGGTCCGAGGGTGCGCTGCTGCATGGGTCTCCTTCGACGGTTCTCGGTGATGTGGTTCTCAGCCTTCCAGGCCGGACGCCCGATGGGGACGGCCTTGCGCAACGCGGGCGGCGGTGCTCCGGGTATCCGAAGAAGAACCATAGGACCGCGGTGGAACAATGGTCGCTCTCCGCGCCCGACCCGACGACCGACCCGGGAGATCCGCATGACGACCGCCGACCACGACCCGCGTTCCGCCACCGATCGGACGATCGAGCAGGATCGCCGGCATCGTGCGGGCCGTACCCCCGTGCTGCCCGTCGTCGTCGCGACGGGCGAGGGCGCGTGGGTGACCGACATCGACGGCCGGCGATACCTCGACCTGTCGTCGTCCACCGGCGCGCTGACCTTCGGGCACCGGCATCCGGCCCTCGTCGCGGTCGCCGCCGACCAGCTCACCCGCAGCGCCTTCACGAGCGCGGCCGTCCACGACGACCGGCAGGCCGGCTTCGCCGCCGCCCTCGCCGAGCTGGCGGGAGGCGACTCGGTGCTGTCGGTCGATTCGGGCGACGAGGCGATGGATGTCGCGCTGCGGGCTGCCGCCGCGCGGGCGCAGCGCGACGCCGCACCCGCGTCGGTCGTCGTGGCCGCCGGCTCGCACGAGCCACTCGTCGCATCGGGCGCCCGCACCGTGCCCTTCGGCGATGCCGGGGCGCTCGCCGACGCCCTCGACGACGCGACCGCCGCGGTCGTGCTCGAGCCGGTGCAGGCGGGCGCGGGCGTCGTCGCCGCACCCGCCGGGTACCTCGCCGCGGCGCGCGAACTGTGCGCGGAGCGCGGCGTGACGCTGATCGTCGACGAGACGCGCTCGGGCCTCGGCCGCTCGGGCTCGACCTTCGCGATGGGTCCGGGCGACGGCGTCCCCGACATCCGGTTGCTCGGGCCCGCCCTCGGCGGCGGCATCGTTCCGAGCGCCGCCGTGGTCGGCACGCGGGAGCTCTTGCGGGACGTCTCGGCAACGGCATCCGGTTCCGCGCTCGCCGCGGCGATCGGGCAGCGGGTCGTCGAGATGCTCGGCACGGGGGAGATCCAGACGCGGGCGGCGGCCCTCGCCGAGCACCTCCGCGGACGCCTCGACGCCCTGCCCGGCACCGGCGTGACCGCTGTGCGGACGGCGGGGGTGTGGGCCGGCGTCGACATCGATCCCGCGGTGGGCAGCGCTACCGACATCGCCCGGCGACTCGTGGCTCGGGGCGTGCTCGTCGAGTCGGTGGGGCCGGCGACGATCGTGCTCTCGCCGCCGCTGGTCATCCGTGCGACCGAGCTCGATTGGGCGATCGAGCAGCTGCGGGTCGTGCTCGCGAGCTGAGCCGATGTAGCGCACAGGCGCTGCCACGTCGACACGACGCCGGGAAACATCGCCGCAACACGGCCGCGATTAGGCTCGCACCCATGGGTGACCTGTTCGACGGCTACGGCTCGACGCTGACGCCGCGCAAGACCGTGTCGGGCGTTCCGCCGTTCGACGAGATGTTCGAGGTCTCGGGCACCCTGCCGGCTCCCGGCAGCTCCCGAGCGGCGTACCGCGAGCTGTACCAGGCCCTCGCGCAGATGACGCAGGAGGAGCTGCGCGGACGCACCGAGTCGCTCGCCAGCTCGTACCTCGCGCAGGGCGTCACCTTCGACTTCGCCGGTGAGGAGCGCCCCTTCCCGCTGGACGCCGTTCCCCGCGTGATCGACTACGACGAGTGGTCGCACGTCGAGTCCGGCGTGAAGCAGCGCGTGCGTGCGCTCGAGGCCTTCCTCGACGACGCGTACGGGCACCAGTTCTGCGTGCGCGACGGCGTGCTGCCGGCGAAGCTCATCGCCTCGTCGCAGTACTACTACCGGCAGGCCGCCGGCATCCGCTCGGCCAACGGCGTGCGGATCCAGGTGTCGGGCATCGACCTCATCCGCGACGAGCACGGCGAGATGCGAGTGCTCGAAGACAACGTGCGCGTCCCCTCGGGCGTGAGCTACGTGATCTCGAACCGCCGCGTCATGGCGCAG
It contains:
- the arfA gene encoding arabinosylfuranosidase ArfA; translated protein: MPRARIVLDRDFTVADVPRRLFGSFVEHMGRCVYTGIFEPGHPQADERGFRRDVLALVKELGATVIRYPGGNFVSGYNWEDGVGPVEDRPHRLDGAWHTVETNAFGLHEFVDWAREAQVEVMEAVNLGTRGVDEARALVEYANHAGGTYWSDLRRRNGAAAPFDIRLWCLGNELDGPWQIGHKTAHEYGRLAQETAKAMRLVDPDIELVAVGSSNRQMPTFGTWEHTVLTHAYEEVDYISMHAYYQEDGGDAASFLAEAVDMDAFIDGVVSTIDAVKAAGKHRKQVDISFDEWNVWYQRGLDTEDQPHIVSASKEWRAHPRLIEDTYNVTDAVVVGTFLHSLLRHGDRVRIANQAQLVNVIAPIRSEEGGPAWRQSIFWPFARMSQLAQGRVLRLAIESDQTPTAKFGDVDVVDAAATWDESTGRVALFVANRSLESETEVSLELRGLGASNVVSAEVLTVPEGGDRRSANTEHDQDCVGLEPLRGVGLDEGVLRATLPALSWSVIVLDTKRA
- a CDS encoding aldo/keto reductase, with translation MQQRTLGPFTVSAIGLGGMPMSMNNDKQIPERADAVATVHAALDAGVTLLDTADIYAPSWDSMGHNEEIIAEALATWGGDRSQIVVATKGGITRSEGEKWGRDGSLDYLRRAVEASLRALRVDVIDLYQYHRPDRWLVYGDVIESFKTLQDEGKVRAVGISNASVEEIEIAQQILGDGGLASVQNEFSPRHPGSYDELRYCADHGIAFLPWSPLGGTGGAARAVGDRFAVFGEVARAHDVSPQQVVLAWELGLGDTVIPIPGARRAESIIDSARAADLELSGDERARLSRSVGIDG
- a CDS encoding bifunctional proline dehydrogenase/L-glutamate gamma-semialdehyde dehydrogenase; translated protein: MSDTAASGTTPPGFPSDDDRADQAIALAQQWVHTAADYPADAAAQRLAGVLRDPNGLPFTIGFVDGVMRPESVTAAATRLHHVAPLVPEFLPWYLRGAVRVGGAVAPVLPTPVVPIARTALREMVGHLVVDARPHKLGPAIARIRESGARLNLNLLGEAVLGEGEAKRRLEGIHELIRRPDVDYVSVKVSAIISRISMWAFDEVVADVVERLLPLYLSAAEDGTFINLDMEEYRDLDLTIAVFTRLLEDERLRGLEAGIVLQAYLPDAVDALDELTAWAQTRVDAGGARIKIRLVKGANLAMERVDAAVHGWPLATHASKLDADAMYLRCLDRALHAERTRAVRLGVAGHNLFDIAYAWLLAGERDVRDDIEIEMLLGMAQGQVAAVTRDVGHVLLYVPVVRPDEFDVAISYLVRRLEENASSENFLSAAFDLATDPSLFERERDRFVASLARAADPALPSGPNRTQDRTLPVRGLSTQRITRDPATDDAANLTQAVLGIADAADADAADTSAVGAHDDVLFGGERFVETAVYAPRESRRSPALGAPGFANTPDSDPALAANRAWARGILARVASSTVGDDTLAAARVDDAERLDGIVAGVRAAASEWGRLPAADRSVVLLAASRALEAHRAELIEVAASETGKVLAEADVEVSEAIDFAAYYAATARELDRVSGAVFVPAAVTVVAPPWNFPVAIPAGGVLAALAAGSGVVFKPAPQARRCAAVVAEALWEAGVPRDLLALVDIDEGELGRQLITHTDVDRVILTGSWETAALFRSWRPELPLLAETSGKNAIIVTPSADLDLAAADLIKSAFGHAGQKCSAASLAILVGSVGRSKRFARQLVDATRSLRVGPPTDPRSEVGPVIEPPQGKLAWALTTLEDGERWLVEPRELDFGPETAGRFWSPGVRVGVSAGSRMHLEEFFGPVLGVMHARTLEEAIEMQNAVAYGLTAGLHTQDADDLATWLDRVQAGNLYVNRGITGAIVQRQPFGGWKRSSVGAGTKAGGPNYLIGLGSWRASSGAASSTLHLRGLDSRITTLIESAQPTLDYEAFEWLRRGALSDAVAWDREFGQVRDVSGLGVERNLFRYRPVDVAVRAGSDAAWQAVLRVIVAGVRAGSHVTLSTPVGLPAEVRRALGEVEIPVSVETDGEWLQRIAVAEQRPGRIRLVGSAESVVEIRAAVAAATEGDPDVAVYADEVTTAGRIELLPFVHEQSITITAHRFGNPDDWSEAVI
- a CDS encoding heavy metal translocating P-type ATPase, translated to MSAVDVELDIAGMTCASCATRIERKLNKLPGVEATVNYATEKAHVRTDGADADQLIAAVEAAGYQAAVPAPPASADGDAAPAADDGVAALRHRLLVSTALALPVAVLSMIPALQFEYWQWLALTLTAPVAVWGAWPFHRAAAVNARHGAATMDTLISLGVIASFGWSLYALFFGGAGMPGMTMTFTLIGAPRAGGHEIYLEVAALVTVFILAGRYAEARARKSSSEALRALLEMGAKDAVQLVDGRERRVPVGQLAVGDTVVVRPGEKIPSDGIVVGGASAVDASMLTGESAPVDVAEGSRVVGATVNAGGRLVVEITRVGAETELARMQRLLAEAQSGKADVQRLADRVSAVFVPIVIGLAVVAFVGWTLAGGSVELAFTAAVATLIIACPCALGLATPTALLVGTGRGSQLGILIRGPQVLEQTRRVDTIVLDKTGTVTSGVMSVTEVHPAEGVARDELLATAAAVEAASEHPVARAVAAASPVAWPDAEAFASHAGFGVQAVVNGSAVVCGRPSWLREQWSVPIPPATAALLADLETRGTVVAVARDGGYLGAIVVADTVKPTSAAAVARFRALGLEPVLLTGDNAVTARRVAGEVGIDTVHAGVSPAEKLDVVRALRSDGRVVAMVGDGVNDAAALAAADLGLAMGGGTDAAIAASDITIVSGDLLVVADAIRLARRTLGTIKGNLFWAFAYNVAAIPLAMAGLLNPLLAAAAMALSSVFVVTNSLRLRGFRPGA
- a CDS encoding acyl-CoA thioesterase, with the translated sequence MNVWLRTLLTIWRARAHVRRRGLRPPMTIGRVRLRTLPTDIDLLGHMNNGRYASLFDLGRFDLLIRTGILQIFQQKGWYGVVASSTITFRKSLNLWQRFTIETRLHGHDDKSVYMVHRAVVDGEVYAEMLVRSRFLRRSGGIVPLDELFEALGRPDDLPELEPWMTEWATATALPSTRAAAPSVWE
- a CDS encoding metal-sensitive transcriptional regulator: MNGYDANKDDLQKRLRRIEGQVRGIARMVDEDKYCIDILTQVSAATKALETVALSLLGDHLSHCVAEASAEGGAVADEKIREANAAIARLVRS
- a CDS encoding heavy-metal-associated domain-containing protein; this translates as MTERNDLGLTATGGSGGGCSCCGTASTSGAAAAPSAVTAEVMVSGMTCSHCVASVTEELVEVPGVEGVDVDLNAGGLSRVTVRSAEPIDDAAITAAIEEAGYAREDARS